The nucleotide window TTGCGTTCAACCCACTTGGGCCTTCCAGGAGTACATGGATATTCTCAAGGCCATCTGGCAGGTCAACCGGGCGCTTCCGAGCGGGGCAGAGCCGTTCAAGGTCATCGGCCTGGACGTTGATGCGGACATTTCGTTGTATGTACGAGGGCAGAACCCTCCTGAACTTGCCGCCAATACGGAAGCCCTCGAGAATCGCGACGAGTTCATGGCCGACACGCTGGCCCGCGAAGTGATAGAAAAAGGCGGCAAGGCGCTCGTTCAGATCGGCGCGAACCACTCCTTCACCCATTACCGACAGCCTGTAATTAGGGATGGCCAGGTGGTTCGAGAATGGGCGAGATTCGGTTACATCCTCCATGAATCTTACGGGGAGAAGATCTTTCAGGTTGTTTTGCATATGACCCAACTCAACTCGGCTGGCACGAAATCCCGTCAGACTCTGGGCGGATTGCTTAACAAGGTGTTTGCGCACAACGAAAACCGGGCCCTTGGGTTTGATGTGTATGGTTCCCCTTTCGCTCACTTGCGCGACCGAAAGAGTTACTACTTCGCGCATCAGGACACCGTGGTATTCTCGGATATGGCCAGGGGCTATGTATTTCTCAAGCCGCTACGCGAATTGCATAGAATGACCTGGGCCAACGGATTTGTCTCAGAGGATAACTTTGAACGGGTTATGCGCTTCGTAACGCAAAGAAAGTTCATCAAGATGGGAATTAAGAAGGGGTTGATAAAGGAAGGACAGTGCGATACACCCGAGGGCCTCGATGCGTACCTCAAGATGCTGATTGAACACAACTAGTTCCAAGGACGTACCCTTTTTAAAAGGAACAATGCGGCAATAAGGCGTAACATAGCGGTAACAGGCTCCTGTCAGGTTAAGCGGCCTAACAAGGAATCAGGAGGTAGAAGAATGAAGACGGGAAATTTAATAGGTTGCGTAGTTGTAGGAAGTTGCTTGCTCGTTCAGGGGGCGTTCGCTGCGCCGGGAAGTGATGATGCCGATAAAATGGTTGTCTATGAAGTAAACCGTAGTGTTGCTGACTTCCCCATGGAGGAGGATTTCTCGACCCCGGAATCGGCCTATGCGGCGATCAACCGCGTCATGGCTAAGAGCGGAAATGCGGCCGACTGGGATCGGGTTTCTGGAAAGTCGCAGAAGAAGAATCAGGAATTTTCTGATAGAGGCACTATGTGGACCGAGGCCTTTATTCGAGAGGTGAATGTCTATAAGGGAGTGGTTGCCCGCGTTTTTGCTCAAGTGCGAACCAAAGATGGCGAAGTAAAGTTCGACCAGCGCAGCGTCATCTTAAAGGATGGTCAATGGTTTAACCAAGGTCAGGATGGACTGGTCGACAGCCTGGAAGAGGCCCGTGCGATTTTTGAAAAGAAAAAGGAGCGTCTCAATCCATCATGGAAGTCGCGGCAGAACAGGATGGCTCGGGAATACGCCGCCGCACACCCCGACGAATTCCGCGCAGCTGCAACCCGGCTGTTCGAGGCCATCCGTACTGCCGGCCGCATCACAGATCACGAAGAAATGATAAAGCACTTAGATGAGTCCAATATCTACTATACGGTACACTCGGATTATCCCGCCTGGACTGCCTGGATCTACCGATCCTTCAAAGACAATCCGATTGTCGATGTGTCGCTGGGTGAACCGCTGATTGAAGGGGAGGAGCTTCCGGCCTTCCCATACAGCCTGACGCTAGAGGATGGCACTAAGCTGGAAGGCAGGCTGCCCTTTAAATATTACCCACAAGGGAATTCCTGGTGCGGGATTGAGGGTTTGGACTGGCACCTGAAACCAGCCAGAGTTCGCCCAGCAGGCCCGATAGCAGTTTTGCTGGAGCAGGGGATCTATACCGAGGAGACGGTCGGGGATTTATCTCGGGCGATTGAAATCTATTCCGAGATCGTGGATGCCGATCAGGCAAATCGTAAGGTAGTGGCCGAAGCACTGTTTCGGCTGGGACGCTGCTATGTCGAAGAAGGGAAAACCGCCGAGGCAGTTCGGGAGCTGAGAAAAATCGTAAATCACTACCTGGATCAGGAGCGCTATGTCAGGCGGGCGGAAAAATTGATCGATAAAATATCCTTTCATGAGGACTTTCAGATGCCTTTCTTTCCTCAGGTTGTGGACTGTCGCCTTTTGTTTGCGATCCAGATGGATCTGGAAGATTCTCCAAAAGTTAAAGTGGGCCCTACGTTGACCTGTTACCAAACCGACATGGTTTCCCTTTCTCTTAATCTCAAATCAACGCTTGAAGGGAAAATTGATTGTTTTGATTTAGTTCGGAGGCCGGTCGGCGGTGCTATCGGCGAGTCTATGGTTGAAACGGTGGACGGATCGTTCCGGTCGGGCTATGAGCGCAGTTTGGAAAACGAAAAACCGGGCTTGTACGATTGCGAAGTAATCGGATATCAGGGAACGAAGGTGGTGACGCATTACCAATGTCAGATGGAAATCAAACCCGCCATCATGACTCAAATCAGTATAAACGATATCATGCCGGACGGCTCCATTCAGTTTTCCAGCATCCAGCAGACGCCTGGCTTGCAGCAAAGAATGACCACTCAAAGTTTCATTAGTTCCGATTTTGTACACATCGAGGAAATGTTTGATGAATTCGGCACCCCGGTTGAGTTCAGCGAAACGCACGAAAGGAATATTTTCCGCTACAGCATGAAACTGAATAAACCCGCAGAAATCGGAGATACTCTTTATCTTGAATCCCGCGGATGGATCGATGGTCTGGTGAATAAAGTATCGAATACTGCAGATGAGTTCATTTATCGCATGAACCATTCTCCAAGTGCTGGCCGGACTGTGCGCCGGGTTGAAATTTATCGTATCCCGCCGGAGACAGAGTGGTTGGATTGGCCTGAGGGCACGTCATCGCATCGCACATTGAATGATGGAAAGAACGAGCTCTATCTCGAACGTGAGATTCCAGCAGGAGGAAGCCTGCTGACGGAGTTCCGCTATCGGTTGTCGAATGAGTCAGGTAAATATGTGAAGCAATTCGCTCCATTGAAAAAGAAGGCCGATACCGAAGAAAAGCGGGAAGCCTTGGAGCGGGTTGAGCAGATCACAGCAAACGCCACCTTTCATGTGGGAGCATTGGTCGAGTTGGCCAAATTGGTGCCGACTGCGGAGTTCAATCATCAACGTATCGTGAAAGCCGCCGAGCTCGCCTCGATGTTTGTTTATAACACCCTTCCGCTGTTGGAAGTCGCAAGGATTGCGGCAAAGGCCGACCGCGAGTGTGAAGAACTCGACGAAATTCTGGAGTTGGTCGTCCGCAAACTGGGTAGCTCTCCGATGCTGGTGCAACTGGCGCGGGACGCTATTAAAGCGGCCGATGCCGACGAGAAGGAGGCCATACGTGCTCGAATCACGGAGTTTCAGGAGTCGGCGGATTACCAGACCTTGGCGGAAGCGCTAGAAGGTCAAAAAACGCTGCTGGATCCGCCGGCAAGTAAGTATAAGCCGCTCGGTCTACAGCCGGCTCCGTGGAAGGATGGCGATGCATTGCGCTTTCGGCTTTTGACCAAAACCGGCATGGAGATGGGGCACTTGGTCTGGGCCGTGAATGGTGTGGAGCATGAGGGCAAGGCATGCTGGAAAGTCGAGCAACGTTTGGTGGTTCCCTCAGCCGGTTCGATCATGGCCTCGCACGTGATAGCGGAAAAAGAGAGTTTCATCCCTATTTCCGGCCACACCACGCATCAACTCGGCTCGGTCGATGCCACTTATCTGCCGGGCAAAGTGCTGCTGCGGAGCAATGGGGCTGCAGCGCCCCGCGAGGTGGAGGTGCCCGATCCCATCTACGACAATGAGCAGGTCATCTTCCTGATGCGGCACCTGCCGCTCGCTGAACAGTACAAGGCGTCATTCCCGATCATGAGCGTTCTTTCCGGCGCGGAGGGATTGGAGTGCCGCATCCGGGTGCTGAAGCGCGAATCGATCGATGTTGCCTCGGAGTCCCACGATTGCTGGAAGATCCGCATCCAGGTTTACATGGGCGCGATGAAGGCGGTCGAACAGACGGCTTGGTTCACGGTGGAGAATCACGTACCCGTAAAATTCGTGACGGATCAGATGGATATGTTGCTGGCCGAACACACCTCCGCTCGCCAGGAAACCATGGAGCTCAAAGCGCATGGGGCCAGAATCGATCTGCCGAAGGATTGGTTTGGCTATGTACTGCCAAGCGCGGGCAAGGATTCGGAAATCGTCCGTCTGCTGCCGCCGGATATGAAACTGACGGCCATGCTGTGCAAGGACATCCGGGACACCGGGGTGGGATCGCCGAAGAGTGCCGCATCGAAAGATATCAAGGTGCTCAAGGGTTATCATAAAAACTACCAGGTTCGGCAAAACTCCCAACGAACGAACTATGCTGATGGCTTGAAGGTGAGTCATGTCTTTGCCGCGGACTACGAGGAGCAGGGGCGGGAGATGACGGAATACCGCGCCTACTTCACGGCGGACTCCCGGGTCTTCTGGTTCGTCTTCCGCATGGATCGCGGCGAATTTGAATCGGTGCGTGATGAGCTGGATGCCATCATCGACGGATTGAAGATCATTCTCGATCCGGATGCTGGAATTACGCCGTTTGCCCATGCCAGAAAACTCAAGGTTGAATTTACATCGGAAGAAGCAGAAGTGCCGTTCTATTGTCGAGCCAATGTTCCGGAGTCTAAGGAACTTGAAGGTGAATACACCACGCCAGTTGTGTTGACATCCGAACAGAATCGGCTGGATGTAACCATACTGCCGACATCGTCTGGTTCAGTGAGAGCCGATTTGCGAGCAGGTGTTCTCAACAATGTTTCTTACAGCGGCTCCACCCCTTTCCGGTTGCAAGCTGGCAAAAACGGTACCAGTTCCAGTGGCGATTCCCGGTTTCAGACTTTCTTCACAACGATCAGAGTGATGGATGGCGATGCTCACGTTGGAACTGGAAAATTCCGTTTTTATCGACAGAAAATGACTGTTATTCAGTTGGATGGCTATGTATTGAAAGTTGATGCTGCCGTTGAA belongs to Pontiella desulfatans and includes:
- a CDS encoding DUF3108 domain-containing protein; translation: MKTGNLIGCVVVGSCLLVQGAFAAPGSDDADKMVVYEVNRSVADFPMEEDFSTPESAYAAINRVMAKSGNAADWDRVSGKSQKKNQEFSDRGTMWTEAFIREVNVYKGVVARVFAQVRTKDGEVKFDQRSVILKDGQWFNQGQDGLVDSLEEARAIFEKKKERLNPSWKSRQNRMAREYAAAHPDEFRAAATRLFEAIRTAGRITDHEEMIKHLDESNIYYTVHSDYPAWTAWIYRSFKDNPIVDVSLGEPLIEGEELPAFPYSLTLEDGTKLEGRLPFKYYPQGNSWCGIEGLDWHLKPARVRPAGPIAVLLEQGIYTEETVGDLSRAIEIYSEIVDADQANRKVVAEALFRLGRCYVEEGKTAEAVRELRKIVNHYLDQERYVRRAEKLIDKISFHEDFQMPFFPQVVDCRLLFAIQMDLEDSPKVKVGPTLTCYQTDMVSLSLNLKSTLEGKIDCFDLVRRPVGGAIGESMVETVDGSFRSGYERSLENEKPGLYDCEVIGYQGTKVVTHYQCQMEIKPAIMTQISINDIMPDGSIQFSSIQQTPGLQQRMTTQSFISSDFVHIEEMFDEFGTPVEFSETHERNIFRYSMKLNKPAEIGDTLYLESRGWIDGLVNKVSNTADEFIYRMNHSPSAGRTVRRVEIYRIPPETEWLDWPEGTSSHRTLNDGKNELYLEREIPAGGSLLTEFRYRLSNESGKYVKQFAPLKKKADTEEKREALERVEQITANATFHVGALVELAKLVPTAEFNHQRIVKAAELASMFVYNTLPLLEVARIAAKADRECEELDEILELVVRKLGSSPMLVQLARDAIKAADADEKEAIRARITEFQESADYQTLAEALEGQKTLLDPPASKYKPLGLQPAPWKDGDALRFRLLTKTGMEMGHLVWAVNGVEHEGKACWKVEQRLVVPSAGSIMASHVIAEKESFIPISGHTTHQLGSVDATYLPGKVLLRSNGAAAPREVEVPDPIYDNEQVIFLMRHLPLAEQYKASFPIMSVLSGAEGLECRIRVLKRESIDVASESHDCWKIRIQVYMGAMKAVEQTAWFTVENHVPVKFVTDQMDMLLAEHTSARQETMELKAHGARIDLPKDWFGYVLPSAGKDSEIVRLLPPDMKLTAMLCKDIRDTGVGSPKSAASKDIKVLKGYHKNYQVRQNSQRTNYADGLKVSHVFAADYEEQGREMTEYRAYFTADSRVFWFVFRMDRGEFESVRDELDAIIDGLKIILDPDAGITPFAHARKLKVEFTSEEAEVPFYCRANVPESKELEGEYTTPVVLTSEQNRLDVTILPTSSGSVRADLRAGVLNNVSYSGSTPFRLQAGKNGTSSSGDSRFQTFFTTIRVMDGDAHVGTGKFRFYRQKMTVIQLDGYVLKVDAAVEFPDTLTLKMQLLKAEGSEVLTSPSLTLKGGEEARMKISADGTPSYTIEVETMEL